A region of Myxococcaceae bacterium JPH2 DNA encodes the following proteins:
- a CDS encoding S41 family peptidase, with protein sequence MRGSRTATWWLGLLSLSAGVAWGQPAQAPRGAQPGTKVERAGPRLLSVAERDVVLDASIAALRKSYVFPEKVPALVERLNQARKAGRYDGGDPIRLGELVTDDLVAASGDHHLYLGFDPSQYEVLRKEAAQGSGANDEDSFWRGLATRDHHGLAEQRILPGNIRYLRITAFEWVRDQTGSVYDEALRFLKDGDAVIIDLRGNGGGSHGAVRYLVSHFLDEDTLEMTFLDRSKPDEQSRALGHLPAGRLKGKPLFVLIDGDVASAAEAFAYDVQQFKLGELVGSKTIGAANNNQFLPVAPGFVLSVSMGRPVHAVSHTNWEGVGISPTVETVPFQALEVAQSLALKRLSQAPGLSPQVQGEYEWARVGVEARLHPAEFTRARLEQLAGRYGDMEVKLLDGVLWMSRPGRPTRRLAPMTAEGLFSVDGVEAMRVRFTPKSVETQWRGAPGPRVYPRT encoded by the coding sequence ATGCGTGGAAGCCGAACCGCGACGTGGTGGCTGGGATTGCTCTCGCTGTCTGCCGGGGTCGCGTGGGGACAGCCGGCGCAGGCGCCTCGGGGAGCGCAGCCAGGAACCAAGGTGGAGCGCGCCGGTCCGCGTCTGCTCTCCGTCGCCGAGCGGGACGTCGTGCTGGATGCCAGCATCGCGGCGCTGCGCAAGTCGTACGTCTTTCCGGAGAAGGTGCCCGCGCTCGTCGAGCGGCTGAACCAGGCGCGCAAGGCGGGCCGCTACGACGGCGGCGACCCCATTCGCCTGGGGGAGCTCGTCACCGACGACCTAGTCGCGGCCTCGGGGGACCATCACCTCTACCTGGGCTTCGACCCGTCGCAGTACGAGGTTCTCCGGAAGGAGGCGGCCCAAGGCTCGGGCGCGAACGACGAGGACTCGTTCTGGCGCGGCTTGGCCACGCGCGACCACCACGGACTGGCTGAGCAGCGCATCCTCCCGGGGAACATCCGCTACCTGCGCATCACCGCTTTCGAGTGGGTGCGCGACCAGACCGGCTCCGTCTACGACGAGGCCCTGCGCTTCTTGAAGGATGGGGACGCCGTCATCATCGATCTGCGCGGCAATGGCGGCGGTTCGCACGGGGCGGTGCGCTACCTCGTCAGCCACTTCCTGGACGAGGACACGCTGGAGATGACGTTCCTGGACCGCTCGAAGCCGGATGAGCAGTCGCGCGCGCTGGGACACCTGCCGGCGGGGCGCCTCAAGGGCAAGCCGCTTTTTGTCTTGATTGACGGTGACGTCGCCTCGGCGGCGGAGGCCTTCGCCTACGACGTTCAGCAGTTCAAGCTGGGCGAACTGGTGGGCTCGAAGACGATCGGCGCGGCCAACAACAACCAGTTCCTTCCCGTGGCTCCAGGCTTCGTCTTGAGCGTGTCCATGGGCCGCCCGGTCCACGCCGTCAGCCACACCAACTGGGAAGGCGTGGGCATCTCCCCGACTGTGGAGACGGTGCCCTTCCAGGCCCTGGAGGTGGCTCAGTCCCTGGCGCTCAAGCGGTTGTCCCAGGCTCCGGGCCTCTCGCCCCAGGTTCAAGGCGAGTACGAGTGGGCTCGCGTGGGCGTGGAAGCCCGTCTGCATCCCGCGGAGTTCACGCGGGCGCGGCTGGAGCAACTTGCCGGGCGCTATGGCGACATGGAGGTGAAGCTGCTCGATGGCGTGCTGTGGATGTCGCGCCCCGGTCGCCCGACGCGCCGGTTGGCGCCCATGACGGCGGAAGGCCTGTTCTCGGTGGATGGGGTGGAGGCCATGCGCGTGCGCTTCACGCCCAAGTCCGTGGAGACGCAGTGGCGGGGGGCTCCCGGTCCTCGCGTCTACCCCCGGACCTGA
- a CDS encoding DoxX family protein: MQTISKKQLWTGRILSGLAVVFLLIDGITKLFQLAPVVAATTELGYDASAVVPIGVLVLVGTALYCIPRTSVLGAIYLTGFLGGAIATHVRMSNPLFSHTLFPVYLAAFVWAGLLLRNTRLWSLLLPREA; the protein is encoded by the coding sequence ATGCAGACCATTTCGAAGAAGCAGCTGTGGACGGGGCGCATCCTGAGCGGGCTCGCGGTGGTGTTCCTGCTCATCGACGGAATCACCAAGCTCTTCCAGTTGGCGCCCGTCGTCGCGGCCACCACCGAGCTGGGCTACGACGCGAGCGCGGTGGTGCCCATCGGCGTGCTCGTGCTCGTGGGGACGGCGCTCTACTGCATCCCGCGCACCTCGGTGCTGGGCGCCATCTATCTGACGGGGTTCCTGGGCGGCGCCATCGCCACCCACGTGCGGATGAGCAACCCCCTGTTCAGCCACACCCTCTTCCCGGTCTACCTGGCGGCCTTCGTGTGGGCCGGCCTGCTCCTGCGGAACACGCGCCTGTGGTCCCTGCTCCTGCCGCGCGAGGCGTGA
- the ada gene encoding bifunctional DNA-binding transcriptional regulator/O6-methylguanine-DNA methyltransferase Ada: MRAKRQAIAAAIEQDPRWAAVRARDAHADGTFFYSVRTTGVYCRPSCASRSAHPRNVAFHTSAADAEQAGFRPCKRCKPDQPPLAERQAAQVAELCRLLERSEDTPSLEALAQHVGLSVFHTHRLFKAVTGVTPKAYAQAFRERRVREELEARNSVTEAIYGAGYASSGRFYADAPAMLGMTPSRYRTGGVDLEIRFAMGRCSLGDVLVAATERGVCAILLGDDPEALLHDLEQRFPRARLVGADAAFEAWVATVVGLVENPRVGVTLPLDIQGTAFQRRVWEALRAIPVGKTVSYADIADAIGAPKAVRAVARACASNALAVAIPCHRVVRADGDVSGYRWGVERKRALLAREARS, encoded by the coding sequence ATGCGAGCCAAGCGCCAGGCGATCGCCGCCGCCATTGAGCAGGACCCCCGCTGGGCGGCGGTCCGCGCCCGTGACGCGCACGCGGACGGGACGTTCTTCTATTCCGTCCGGACCACGGGGGTGTACTGCCGCCCCTCGTGCGCCTCGCGCTCCGCGCATCCTCGGAACGTCGCGTTCCACACCAGCGCGGCGGATGCGGAGCAGGCGGGCTTCCGCCCCTGCAAGCGTTGCAAGCCGGACCAGCCTCCACTCGCCGAGCGACAGGCGGCCCAGGTGGCCGAGCTGTGCCGGCTGTTGGAGCGCAGCGAGGACACGCCCTCGCTGGAGGCGCTGGCCCAGCACGTGGGCTTGAGCGTCTTTCACACGCACCGCCTCTTCAAGGCCGTCACCGGCGTGACGCCCAAGGCCTACGCGCAGGCCTTCCGCGAGCGGCGCGTGCGCGAGGAACTCGAGGCGCGCAACTCGGTGACGGAGGCCATCTATGGCGCGGGCTATGCCTCCTCGGGGCGCTTCTACGCGGATGCCCCCGCGATGCTCGGCATGACGCCCTCGCGCTATCGGACGGGGGGCGTGGACCTGGAGATCCGCTTCGCGATGGGACGCTGCTCGCTGGGAGACGTGCTGGTCGCCGCCACCGAGCGCGGCGTCTGCGCCATCCTCCTGGGGGATGATCCCGAGGCCCTGCTTCACGACCTGGAGCAGCGCTTCCCCCGCGCGCGGCTCGTGGGTGCCGATGCCGCGTTCGAGGCGTGGGTCGCCACGGTGGTCGGCCTGGTGGAGAACCCGCGCGTGGGGGTCACGCTCCCGCTCGACATCCAGGGCACCGCGTTCCAGCGGCGCGTCTGGGAGGCGCTGCGCGCCATCCCCGTGGGCAAGACGGTGAGCTACGCGGACATCGCGGACGCCATCGGTGCGCCCAAGGCGGTCCGCGCCGTGGCCCGGGCCTGCGCGTCCAATGCGCTGGCGGTCGCCATCCCCTGCCACCGCGTCGTGCGCGCGGATGGAGACGTGTCCGGCTATCGCTGGGGTGTCGAGCGCAAGCGCGCGCTGCTCGCACGCGAGGCCCGGTCGTGA
- a CDS encoding 2OG-Fe(II) oxygenase gives MSALAPRLAPALDLSQRVAALDWARIAADLDAQGAAQVERLLSPTECEALAGLYPREDTFRSRVVMGRHGFGRGEYKYFAHPLPDTVARLRESFYPRLVPIANRWHTAMGVDVRFPESHADFLARCHAAGQLRPTPLLLRYGEGDYNCLHQDLYGEHVFPLQVAVLLSEPGRDFTGGEFVMTEQRPRMQSRPMVLSLRQGDAVVFAVHQRPVQGTRGVYRVNLRHGVSRLRSGARHTVGIIFHDAT, from the coding sequence GTGAGCGCGCTCGCTCCACGCCTCGCGCCCGCGCTGGACCTCTCGCAGCGCGTCGCCGCGCTCGACTGGGCTCGCATCGCCGCGGACCTGGATGCCCAGGGGGCCGCGCAGGTGGAGCGGCTGCTGTCGCCCACCGAGTGTGAGGCCCTCGCGGGGCTGTATCCCCGCGAGGACACCTTCCGGAGCCGCGTGGTGATGGGCCGTCATGGCTTCGGCCGAGGCGAATACAAATACTTCGCCCACCCGTTGCCGGACACCGTCGCGCGGCTGCGCGAGAGCTTCTATCCGCGCCTCGTGCCCATCGCGAACCGCTGGCACACCGCCATGGGCGTGGACGTCCGCTTCCCCGAGTCCCACGCGGACTTCCTCGCGCGCTGCCACGCCGCGGGGCAGCTCCGCCCGACGCCGCTGCTCCTGCGCTACGGCGAAGGGGACTACAACTGCCTGCACCAGGACCTCTACGGCGAGCACGTCTTCCCTCTCCAGGTGGCCGTGCTGCTCTCCGAGCCGGGGCGCGACTTCACCGGCGGCGAGTTCGTGATGACGGAGCAGCGCCCGCGCATGCAGTCGCGGCCCATGGTGCTCTCGCTCCGCCAGGGCGACGCCGTGGTCTTCGCCGTGCACCAACGCCCCGTCCAGGGCACGCGCGGCGTCTACCGCGTGAACCTCCGTCACGGCGTCAGCCGCCTGCGCTCGGGCGCGCGCCACACGGTGGGCATCATCTTCCACGACGCGACCTGA